Below is a window of Sceloporus undulatus isolate JIND9_A2432 ecotype Alabama unplaced genomic scaffold, SceUnd_v1.1 scaffold_9862, whole genome shotgun sequence DNA.
aatattattattacacacacacacacacaatattaaataaaaatattcatagaattttttgcatttttcttgaTGAAGTGTAGCTTTGGAAACTTGCATTTACTATATTTCTTTCAAAtatgaaataatataatttttataatgtaatttataatttaatttaagatatattaataaataaaaatattaataatgtaaTATACTTTTCAAATAATATATTTAGTATTAATTGgcttaattagcttacttgctaattagcttacttgctgttcaccgctatgatctttggaataacggtatataaataaaacaaattattatattatattatttgtattgtttatattaaattaaaatattaatagtcTTTTCTGCATTTTTCCTGATGAAATGTACAGTGTTAATTGGacttataatattatatatattttatatatatattgtataaaatatattatataaaatataatatataaatattaatatattttataattatatacataaatatatatattaatataatattttataatttaatataaaattaaaataaaatcttaaacataataaaaaaagaatattaattaaaatattaatagcaTTTTTGGttgtatttaatataaaataatattttacaatttaatattaaataaaataatatctttattgttttattttaattataaaatattacattaatatttaacattcttttttaattgttctatgtattcctgcatggctgaaccTGAAACCCGAATTAAAAAAGACAAAGAGgcttaataacaataaatttttattgttttattaaaaaaagaaaacattttatatataaacgttccaaaaagataacaaaatggcCGCTGTTTTGCGCAGTTTTCATGGTCGGTGCGGTCTCCTCCTTTCGGCCACGAAAACCACGGCGCAGGCATAGCAGAGGTATCCGAGGGCGAGGAAGAACACGAACGCTGCGGAGCCGATGCCGAATCGCGACGCAATGAAGCTGCCGATCGcgaaaaagaggaggaggcggtAACTTGCCAAAAAGCGCAGGCTGATCCTTGGACGCCCGGCCCAATCCGGCTGTCGCCTGGACAGCGGGCTGCGCCGGACCTTGGACGCCATTTTAGCATCGGTCAGGTGGTAACGGGAAAAGGCGCCCAGGAAGTCACGCCGCGCGCAAAGGGCCTCCAAGTTGCCTGCGAActtaatataacaacaacaacaacaacaataataataataaatataattaatataataataataataatatagtataataagcAATAATataattatgttattattataaaacattgtaaattatatatatttataattaacaaaaaattat
It encodes the following:
- the LOC121918381 gene encoding sphingomyelin phosphodiesterase 4-like, with product LNEAQLNQLMMNRNSVPDENAKKQLPDCAETDDGLVLTPLGRYQIINGLRSFEVDYYHGDPELQPIRSYENAALVRTLFRISMSFNERFAGNLEALCARRDFLGAFSRYHLTDAKMASKVRRSPLSRRQPDWAGRPRISLRFLASYRLLLFFAIGSFIASRFGIGSAAFVFFLALGYLCYACAVVFVAERRRPHRP